The Erigeron canadensis isolate Cc75 chromosome 4, C_canadensis_v1, whole genome shotgun sequence genome window below encodes:
- the LOC122597893 gene encoding dehydrodolichyl diphosphate synthase CPT3-like: MDVKHITQVSDLFGGFIRKCIFNILSVSVIPNHIAFIMDGNRRYSKKNNLMDGAGYRAGFSTLMSMLRYCYELGVNHVTVYAFSIDNFKRNPQEVNSLMELMEEKIEHLTKEEIIVGHYGVKVRFIGNLELLSKSLRLAAEKAMDVTAKNSRSVLSICVAYTSTDEILHAVQESCEDRIKVLNESKHHEKDTIDVLDIEKHMYMGVAPEPDIIIRTSGETRLSNFLLWQSNNCLLYSPSVLWPEIGFIHLVYAVFEFQKHFYYLDKQKQR; this comes from the coding sequence ATGGATGTTAAACATATAACTCAAGTTTCCGACCTTTTTGGTGGTTTTataagaaaatgtatttttaacATCCTTTCTGTATCTGTAATACCTAATCACATTGCTTTCATAATGGATGGTAATCGAAGATACTCAAAGAAAAACAATTTAATGGATGGAGCTGGATACAGAGCCGGGTTTTCAACCTTAATGTCAATGCTTAGGTACTGCTATGAGCTTGGGGTGAATCATGTCACTGTTTACGCTTTCAGTATAGACAATTTTAAACGGAATCCTCAAGAAGTAAATTCTTTGATGGAGTTAatggaagaaaagattgaaCATTTGACGAAAGAGGAGATTATAGTTGGGCATTATGGGGTTAAAGTTCGTTTCATAGGAAACCTTGAACTTTTAAGCAAATCTTTGAGGTTGGCAGCTGAGAAGGCCATGGATGTAACTGCCAAGAACTCAAGATCAGTGCTATCGATCTGTGTTGCATATACTTCCACTGATGAGATTTTGCACGCCGTTCAAGAATCTTGTGAAGATAGAATCAAAGTATTGAATGAGTCGAAGCATCATGAGAAGGATACGATTGATGTGTTAGATATCGAGAAGCATATGTACATGGGAGTTGCACCTGAACCTGATATCATAATCCGGACATCAGGTGAAACCCGTTTGAGCAATTTTCTATTGTGGCAGAGCAACAACTGTCTCTTGTATTCACCGTCTGTTTTGTGGCCAGAGATTGGTTTCATTCACCTTGTTTATGctgtttttgaatttcaaaagcATTTCTACTATTTAGATAAACAGAAGCAGAGATGA
- the LOC122596675 gene encoding LOW QUALITY PROTEIN: protein FAR1-RELATED SEQUENCE 11-like (The sequence of the model RefSeq protein was modified relative to this genomic sequence to represent the inferred CDS: deleted 1 base in 1 codon) codes for MMMSEDAEHLLVSYDDHSDQRSISLDETSSTEESPDETKICIETTDDTIPYIGQRFSTHDYAYDFYSEFAKRCGFSIRRHRTEGKDGVGKGLTRRYFVCHRAGNTPVKTLNENKPQRNRKSSRCGCQAYMRISKVTELGTPEWRVTGFSNHHNHELLEPNQVRFLPAYRTISDTDKNRILMFAKTGISVQQMMRLLELEKCVEPGFLPFTEKDVRNLIQSFRKVDLEDESIDLLRMCRNIKDKDHNFQFEYKLDSNSRLENIAWSYASSVQSYEIFGDAVVFDTTHRLNAFDMPLGIWVGMNNYGMPCFFGCALLREENVKSYSWALKAFLGFMNGKVPQTILTDQTACVREAIAMEMPSAKHSYCIWLIFAKFPSWFNAVLGERYNEWKSEFYRLYNMESIEDFEMGWRDMVNTFGLHTNRHINTLFASRTLWALPYLRSHFFAGMTTTVHSKAINAFIQRFLSAQTRLAHFIEQVAVAVDFKDQAGEQQTMQQNLQNICLKTGAPMESHAASVLTPFAFSKLQEQLVLAAHYASFQLEDGFLVRHYTKLEGGRKVYWVPREGLISCSCHHFEFSGILCRHALRVLSADNCFQIPERYMPLRWRRINTSAKLLQNTLSDHAERVHILQGMVSNLVTESSKSKDRLDIAMEHVSVLLSRIREHPVPSQGMQEMIVLHRFIG; via the exons ATGATGATGTCCGAGGATGCTGAACATCTATTGGTCAGTTATGATGACCACTCAGATCAACGTTCCATATCATTGGATGAAACAAGTAGTACAGAAGAATCACCAGATGAAACTAAAATATGCATAGAAACTACAGATGATACTATTCCATATATCGGCCAAAGATTCTCTACTCATGACTATGCATATGACTTCTACAGTGAATTTGCCAAACGGTGCGGTTTCTCAATTCGTCGACATCGTACAGAAGGTAAAGATGGTGTCGGGAAAGGTCTTACCCGGCGCTATTTTGTCTGCCACAGGGCAGGCAATACGCCTGTCAAAactttaaatgaaaataaaccaCAAAGAAACCGCAAGTCTTCAAGATGTGGGTGTCAAGCATATATGCGTATAAGTAAGGTAACTGAATTAGGAACACCCGAGTGGCGAGTAACTGGTTTCTCAAATCATCATAATCATGAACTTTTAGAACCCAACCAAGTTCGCTTTCTTCCTGCTTATCGAACCATATCAGATACAGACAAAAACCGAATCCTTATGTTTGCCAAAACAGGAATCTCAGTGCAACAAATGATGAGGCTTTTGGAACTTGAGAAATGTGTGGAGCCTGGATTTCTTCCATTTACTGAGAAAGATGTAAGAAATTTGATACAATCGTTTAGGAAAGTGGATTTAGAGGATGAGAGCATTGATTTACTCAGAATGTGtagaaatataaaagataaggaTCATAATTTTCAGTTCGAATATAAGCTTGATTCAAATAGCCGGCTGGAAAACATCGCATGGTCATATGCATCATCTGTCCAATCATATGAAATATTTGGTGATGCAGTGGTGTTTGACACAACACATCGATTGAATGCTTTTGATATGCCGCTTGGGATATGGGTTGGAATGAATAATTATGGCATGCCTTGCTTTTTTGGTTGTGCACTTCTGCGTGAGGAGAATGTGAAATCATATTCATGGGCTTTGAAG GCATTCCTGGGATTTATGAACGGAAAGGTTCCACAAACTATATTGACGGACCAAACTGCGTGTGTAAGAGAAGCTATAGCAATGGAAATGCCTTCTGCTAAACATAGTTACTGCATCTGGCTAATCTTTGCAAAGTTCCCATCTTGGTTTAATGCTGTTTTGGGGGAACGATATAATGAGTGGAAAAGTGAATTTTATCGCCTTTATAATATGGAGTCAATTGAAGATTTTGAAATGGGTTGGAGGGACATGGTAAATACCTTTGGGCTTCACACTAACCGCCATATAAATACATTGTTTGCCTCAAGAACTCTCTGGGCTTTACCATATCTAAGAAGCCATTTTTTTGCTGGAATGACAACTACTGTTCATTCAAAAGCCATCAATGCTTTCATCCAACGATTCTTAAGCGCCCAAACTCGACTGGCACACTTCATTGAACAA GTGGCTGTTGCTGTGGACTTTAAAGATCAGGCTGGTGAACAGCAAACAATGCAACAAAACCTCCAAAACATATGCTTGAAAACAGGTGCACCCATGGAATCCCATGCTGCCTCAGTCCTAACACCTTTTGCATTCTCAAAGCTTCAAGAACAACTTGTATTGGCTGCTCATTATGCATCATTTCAACTAGAAGATGGGTTCCTCGTTAGACACTATACTAAACTCGAAGGAGGTCGAAAGGTTTATTGGGTCCCACGTGAAGGCCTTATCAGCTGTAGCTGTCATCACTTTGAGTTCTCGGGAATCCTTTGTAGGCATGCTCTTCGAGTCTTGTCTGCAGATAATTGCTTTCAGATTCCAGAAAG GTATATGCCTCTTCGATGGCGGCGTATCAACACTTCAGCAAAGCTCCTTCAGAACACTTTGAGTGATCATGCGGAAAGGGTTCACATTTTACAGGGTATGGTGTCGAATCTTGTGACAGAATCATCCAAGTCAAAAGATCGGCTTGATATTGCCATGGAGCATGTTTCTGTTTTATTATCAAGGATTAGAGAGCACCCAGTTCCTTCT CAAGGTATGCAAGAAATGATTGTTTTACATAGATTTATAGGATAA
- the LOC122595950 gene encoding probable protein phosphatase 2C 59: MGYLDSIISSMANSNEPNFGVSTVTGGGQSHDSRLSYGYASSLGKRSSMEDFYETKVDCVNGKIVGLFGVFDGHGGARVAEYVKRNLFNNLVKHPKFISDTKSAIAESYSHTDTELLKLESSQTRDAGSTASTAIIVDNRLLVANVGDSRAVICRNGKAFAVSRDHKPDQSDERRRIEDAGGFVMWAGTWRVGGVLAVSRAFGDKLLKQFVVADPEIQEEKIDASLEFLILASDGLWDVVTNEEAVAMVKPIQGPEDAAKLLMREASQRGSADNITVVVVRFVKELK, from the coding sequence ATGGGTTATCTAGATTCGATAATATCATCCATGGCCAACTCAAACGAGCCGAATTTCGGTGTTTCAACGGTCACAGGAGGTGGTCAAAGTCATGATTCAAGACTTAGCTATGGCTATGCTAGCTCCCTTGGAAAAAGATCCTCAATGGAAGATTTTTATGAGACAAAAGTAGATTGTGTAAATGGAAAAATAGTGGGTTTATTTGGAGTGTTTGATGGGCATGGAGGTGCCCGTGTTGCGGAATACGTTAAACGTAATCTTTTTAATAATCTTGTTAAGCATCCCAAGTTTATATCCGATACAAAATCAGCTATAGCTGAATCATACAGTCATACAGATACAGAGTTGCTAAAATTAGAAAGTAGTCAAACTAGAGATGCAGGGTCAACAGCTTCTACTGCTATAATTGTTGATAACCGTTTGTTAGTTGCAAATGTTGGTGATTCTAGAGCAGTGATTTGTAGAAATGGGAAGGCTTTTGCTGTATCAAGAGACCATAAACCGGACCAAAGTGACGAAAGACGACGTATTGAAGACGCGGGCGGGTTTGTGATGTGGGCTGGGACTTGGAGAGTTGGGGGTGTTTTAGCCGTGTCACGTGCTTTTGGGGATAAATTGTTGAAACAGTTTGTGGTGGCTGATCCGGAAATTCAAGAAGAAAAGATTGACGCGTCTTTAGAGTTTCTTATACTAGCGAGTGATGGGCTTTGGGACGTTGTCACGAATGAAGAAGCTGTTGCTATGGTGAAACCGATCCAAGGACCAGAAGACGCGGCTAAGTTGTTGATGCGGGAAGCTTCTCAGAGAGGGAGCGCGGATAACATCACAGTAGTCGTCGTTCGTTTCGTTAAGGAGTTAAAGTAA